A window from Ovis canadensis isolate MfBH-ARS-UI-01 breed Bighorn chromosome 4, ARS-UI_OviCan_v2, whole genome shotgun sequence encodes these proteins:
- the YAE1 gene encoding protein YAE1 homolog: MSWVQAASLVQGPEEEGDVFDEEADESLLVQREWQSHMQRRVKEGYRDGIDAGKAVTLQQGFNQGYKEGAEVIINYGQLRGTLSALLSWCHLHDDSSALVSKINNLLDAVGQCEEYVLRHLRSVTSQPHVVDLLDSLQDMDLSHVAPAEEKIDEAKDERFCENNAEFNKNCSKNLSQVDCSSLECCRAQEHERPENPSLTWILEQTASLVKQLGVSIDILQHLKQL; this comes from the exons ATGTCGTGGGTTCAAGCTGCTTCTTTGGTCCAAGGTCCTGAAGAGGAGGGGGACGTGTTTGACGAGGAAGCTGATGAGTCGCTCCTGGTGCAGCGGGAATGGCAGAGCCATATGCAGAGACGAGTCAAA GAAGGCTACAGAGATGGAATAGATGCTGGCAAAGCAGTTACTCTTCAACAAGGCTTCAATCAAGGTTATAAGGAAGGTGCAGAAGTCATCATAAACTATGGACAACTTAGAGGAACATTgag TGCTTTGCTCTCCTGGTGTCACCTTCATGATGATAGTTCGGCTTTggtcagtaaaataaataatcttcTGGATGCAGTTGGCCAGTGTGAAGAGTATGTGCTCAGACATCTGAGATCAGTCACTTCACAGCCACATGTTGTAGACTTATTGGACTCCCTTCAGGATATGGACCTTTCTCATGTAGCTCCAGCTGAGGAAAAGATTGATGAAGCTAAAGATGAAAGATTCTGTGAAAATAATGCTGAGTTTAACAAAAACTGTAGTAAGAATCTTAGTCAGGTAGATTGTTCATCTTTAGAATGTTGTAGAGCCCAGGAGCATGAACGCCCTGAAAACCCAAGCCTCACTTGGATTTTAGAACAGACAGCCAGTTTGGTAAAACAGCTGGGAGTATCAATAGACATATTACAACACCTCAAACAACTATAA